CGGATTAGATTTAATCCAATCGCCATACGCTCTTCAACAAGGATACCAACATAGTTGCCAACGGCAAATCCTCCTGCGTAGGCAATGATATTCACAACACTCCCGATATCCTGAAAAACCTGACCGATTGCGACGAGCCAGATGATGATCTCAAAGAACGCAACAAACGGGGCAAGGAGTTTCATTCCCCGTGAAATGAAGATGATGCGGAGTGTCCCGAAGGTAACATCAGCGATACGGGCGAAAAAGATGAGAAGCGGCAGCACGACAAGAGAAAAGAACTCAGGTTCTCCGATGAATGATATGTCCAGTGCCATCACACTCCACGGGGATCAGGTCCAGAGATCCCGCCCGGTTGCGGGCTGCACCAGGTGCTCCCCTGCCTTGCCCCCAACGATACAGATGGAATCCCGCGGCACTCCGAGGCCCATCTCCATCTCGGGACAAACCGGGATAAAATTGACAAACTCCTTCAGCCGGTCCATGATGTGGCTGGTGATCATCTCGCCGTTCCACCGGCAGTGATCAAACTCGATGCACCTCATCACTACCACTGTCGGGGTTACAAACGTTCTCACCATTGACACCATGCCTGATTCAGATACAGCGAAAGAGGGCACGATAGTTTATATGCCTGTTGCCCGGCTGTAAAGATTTGCCATGCCTGAAAAGGGATATGACAGATAATCCGAAAAAATGAACCATTTTTGACGATTCCCTCAGGCGTTCAAAGCAGAGGGGGCCCTCTTCCATCCCGCCACCTGCACCTGACGATTCTCTCAATACAAACCCACTCGTTTCAAGCACCCGCACCGGAACATGCTGTTTCGGGAAGGTGGTTGCACAAATCCGGATAATCCGGGGAGATTCAAAGAGGAACGAAATCAGGGCACGGGCCGCCTCTGTCCGAATGGGGTTTCAGAGAACATGGTATCTCTGAAAAGGATTGGGAACAGTCATTTTACTACCAACCGTGCCCGTTCCACAAGGAGAGTCATCTCCGTTTCCGAAATCCCGGTCTTCTCTGAGAGTCTTTCCGGAGAATGTTCCAGAAGGTGCCCTACTGTCACAATCCCACCCCCGATCAGTTTTTTTCTCGTTTTGGCATTGACGCCTTTAATCAGTGTCACCGGACAGAGCTTCCGGTCGGCGACCATCGCCGCGATATTCTCGTCTTTCGGGTTGTCCCAGCCGATGTGTTTGATGTCCCAGCAGGCGGCATACCGCTTTGCGTGAGAGGAGAGTTTGGTGTTGCAGACGATCATCGCCTTATCGACGGTGAAATGATTTCGCCCTTCTTTGTAGCCTTCCTGCACATCCTCGACGATGGCACGGGCGATCCGCCCTTCATCAAGGCCGGTCATCCGGTGATGGTTGTGGTGGTGCTTGACCTCGACAAAATAGGTGATGCCGTCCTTGCGGGCGATGGCATCCACCTCATGCTCACCGCACCGGCCTTTGAGGATTCGCCCCTTCTCCACTTCATAGCCGGAGCCTTTTAAGAGGGCACGGACATAAAGTTCAAAGTCCGGTTTCGGGGAGAGCAGACCAATTGCCCGGCGCACA
Above is a window of Methanogenium organophilum DNA encoding:
- a CDS encoding DUF2179 domain-containing protein; translation: MALDISFIGEPEFFSLVVLPLLIFFARIADVTFGTLRIIFISRGMKLLAPFVAFFEIIIWLVAIGQVFQDIGSVVNIIAYAGGFAVGNYVGILVEERMAIGLNLIRIITQYDAEELILALKSDGFGVTAVDANGKHGPVKLIFLVVKRKDISTVIKMVHQYNPNAFYTIADVRSAKGGDIPHLYRKPRKRLTGRFRKGK
- a CDS encoding DUF523 domain-containing protein, coding for MVRTFVTPTVVVMRCIEFDHCRWNGEMITSHIMDRLKEFVNFIPVCPEMEMGLGVPRDSICIVGGKAGEHLVQPATGRDLWT
- a CDS encoding restriction endonuclease codes for the protein MKYVIKADGTKNPYDRHRVMRTARNYGVPDDYVIEVAAEVERHLYDGIRTRDILRLIHTYARRYHPAVESRTNVRRAIGLLSPKPDFELYVRALLKGSGYEVEKGRILKGRCGEHEVDAIARKDGITYFVEVKHHHNHHRMTGLDEGRIARAIVEDVQEGYKEGRNHFTVDKAMIVCNTKLSSHAKRYAACWDIKHIGWDNPKDENIAAMVADRKLCPVTLIKGVNAKTRKKLIGGGIVTVGHLLEHSPERLSEKTGISETEMTLLVERARLVVK